From a region of the Actinomycetota bacterium genome:
- the rplC gene encoding 50S ribosomal protein L3: MASRGILGSKLGMTQVFDDDGRVTPVTVIQAGPCTVTQVKTVETDGYNALQLAYGTRRKVNKPLAGHLAKAGADGARSIAEIRLDAAPDTDLGATVTCDVFAAGDLVDVTGHGKGKGFAGVMKRHNFAGMGDGHGVKKKNRHPGAIGACATPSRTFPGQRMAGRTGNQRVTIQSLEVADVDPARNLLLVKGAVPGANGSVVLIQDAVKAPARTGAGR; encoded by the coding sequence ATGGCATCAAGAGGGATCTTGGGCAGCAAGCTGGGGATGACCCAGGTCTTCGACGATGACGGCCGTGTGACCCCCGTGACGGTGATCCAGGCCGGTCCGTGCACGGTGACGCAGGTCAAGACGGTCGAGACTGACGGCTACAACGCCCTGCAGCTGGCGTACGGCACGCGCCGGAAGGTCAACAAGCCACTCGCCGGTCACCTGGCCAAGGCCGGGGCCGACGGCGCACGCAGCATCGCGGAGATCCGGTTGGACGCCGCGCCGGACACCGACCTCGGCGCCACGGTCACCTGTGACGTGTTCGCCGCCGGTGACCTGGTCGACGTCACCGGTCACGGCAAGGGCAAGGGCTTCGCCGGCGTGATGAAGCGCCACAACTTCGCCGGCATGGGCGATGGCCACGGCGTCAAGAAGAAGAACCGCCACCCTGGCGCGATCGGAGCCTGCGCCACCCCATCGCGCACGTTCCCTGGCCAGCGGATGGCGGGCCGGACGGGGAACCAGCGGGTGACGATCCAGAGCCTGGAAGTGGCCGACGTCGACCCCGCCCGCAACCTGCTCCTGGTGAAGGGAGCCGTGCCCGGCGCCAACGGGTCCGTCGTCCTGATCCAGGACGCGGTGAAGGCGCCGGCGCGGACGGGAGCTGGGCGATGA